A region of Subtercola boreus DNA encodes the following proteins:
- a CDS encoding response regulator transcription factor, whose amino-acid sequence MTSPARILFIEDDETLRVSTAAALTHEGFTVTAREDGETLENDLASFLPDLLLVDWMLPGRSGLALASAVRSRSDCAVMMLTARDEVDDRLRGFSAGIDDYLSKPFAMAELIARVTAVLRRRGRIPAVIQVADLVVDVDGARALRAGRALDLTATEFRLLRFFAESRGRTLSKTQILTQVWGYDDIDANVVEVHLSSLRRKMDGDGPRLIHTVRGIGYRLSA is encoded by the coding sequence ATGACCTCCCCCGCCCGCATCCTCTTCATCGAAGACGACGAGACCCTGCGCGTCTCCACCGCGGCCGCACTGACCCACGAAGGCTTCACCGTCACCGCCCGCGAGGACGGCGAAACGCTCGAGAATGACCTCGCCTCGTTCCTCCCCGACCTCCTTCTCGTCGACTGGATGCTGCCCGGCCGGTCGGGCCTGGCGCTCGCCTCCGCCGTGCGGTCCCGCAGCGACTGCGCCGTCATGATGCTCACCGCCCGCGACGAAGTGGATGACCGGCTCCGCGGTTTCTCAGCTGGAATCGACGACTACCTCTCCAAGCCCTTCGCCATGGCCGAGCTCATCGCCCGGGTCACGGCCGTGCTGCGGCGCCGGGGGCGCATCCCGGCCGTCATCCAGGTGGCGGACCTGGTGGTGGACGTCGACGGCGCCCGCGCCCTCCGCGCCGGCAGAGCCCTCGATCTCACGGCCACCGAGTTCCGGCTGCTGAGGTTCTTCGCCGAGAGCCGGGGACGCACGCTGTCGAAGACGCAGATCCTCACCCAGGTCTGGGGGTACGACGACATCGACGCGAATGTCGTGGAGGTGCACCTGAGCTCCCTCCGGCGCAAGATGGACGGCGACGGCCCGCGGCTCATCCACACCGTGCGCGGCATCGGCTACCGGTTGAGCGCATGA